A genomic segment from Triplophysa dalaica isolate WHDGS20190420 chromosome 22, ASM1584641v1, whole genome shotgun sequence encodes:
- the LOC130411389 gene encoding CD209 antigen-like protein C: MSEVIYSTVIRTEARNRDKMEMMVDIYESADSIKDHDFKRDTNTQQPQQQQQQTGSETARNRSHRSVLVCLVVLCVLLLTAVIVLCVQIYTNNHQFQINNKIITQDRDEFRAKYNDVTEQYKLLNQTQNELLKYLHDGWKYYESSLYFSSSEEKSWRESRRYCTQRGADLIIINNKEEQEFVKNMSGSGYIWIGLSDSDEEGKWKWVDNSTLTSGFWAYTPVVNRRKNCAVSHSSVWYDYSCDNTHKWICEKSIN, translated from the exons ATGTCCGAAGTAATTTACAGCACCGTTATCAGGACTGAGGCAAGAAATAGAGACAAAATGGAGATGATGGTGGATATTTATGAGAGTGCAGATTCTATCAAAGATCATGACTTCAAGAGggatacaaacacacaacaaccacagcagcagcagcagcagacAG GAAGTGAGACTGCGAGGAACAGAAGTCACAGATCAGTTCTAGTGTGTTTGGTGGTGTTGTGTGTTCTTCTACTGACTGCAGTCATAGTGCTGTGTGTACAGATCTATACAAACAATCACCAGTTtcaaatcaacaacaaaatcaTCACACAAGACAGAGATGAATTTAGAGCCAAGTACAATGATGTTACTGAACAATATAAACTGCTGAATCAGACACAAAATGAACTACTGAAATATCTGCACG atgGATGGAAGTACTATGAATCCAGTTTGTACTTCTCTTCATCTGAGGAGAAGAGCTGGAGAGAGAGCAGAAGATACTGTACACAGAGAGGAGCAGATCTGATCATCATTAACAACAAAGAGGAACAA gagtttgttaaaaatatgtctGGTTCAGGCTACATCTGGATTGGTTTGTCTGACAGTGACGAGGAGGGCAAATGGAAATGGGTTGATAACAGCACACTGACCTCTGG CTTCTGGGCGTATACACCTGTTGTCAATAGAAGAAAGAACTGTGCTGTGTCTCATTCATCAGTGTGGTATGATTATTCATGTGATAATACTCATAAATGGATATGTGAGAAGAGCATCAACtaa